One Prunus dulcis chromosome 7, ALMONDv2, whole genome shotgun sequence DNA segment encodes these proteins:
- the LOC117636077 gene encoding enhanced ethylene response protein 5, translated as MAYLSMGEAHRRINDYLNRFSDAVSTQDGASLKQLLSLSSNNPAILSLADALNVFQDANRLIKQSDNDTQFGEILVHLFRAFQSYRVGSFIDSYQAFEKSANAFIQEFRNWDTAWALQALYVIAYEIRVLAERADKELASNGKSPEKLKGAGSFLMKVFGVLAGKGPKRVGALYVTCQLFKVYFKLGTVHLCRSVIRSIETARIFDFEEFPKRDKVTYMYYTGRLEVFNENFPAADHKLSYALRHCNPQSEANIRMILKYLIPVKLSIGILPNDWLLEKHNLVEYKNVVQALKRGDLRLLRHALEEHEDRFLRSGVYLVLEKLELQVYQRLIKKIYIIQKQKDPIKAHQLKLEVIVKALKWLEISMDLDEVECIVAILIYKNLVKGYFAHKSKVVVLSKQDPFPKLNGKPVNS; from the exons ATGGCGTACTTGAGCATGGGAGAGGCCCACAGGAGAATCAACGACTACCTCAACCGCTTCTCTGACGCTGTTTCGACCCAGGACGGGGCTTCCCTCAAGCagctcctctctctctcatccaaCAACCCCGCTATCCTCTCTCTTGCCGATGCCCTCAACGTCTTCCAG GACGCCAATAGATTGATTAAACAGTCCGATAACGACACTCAATTTGGTGAAATTCTGGTTCATCTGTTCCGTGCTTTTCAGAGTTACCGAGTCGGGAGCTTCATTGATTCTTACCAAGCCTTTGAAAAATCTGCAAA TGCTTTTATTCAGGAGTTTAGGAACTGGGACACAGCCTGGGCTTTGCAAGCATTGTATGTTATAGCCTATGAAATTAGGGTTCTAGCCGAGAGG GCTGATAAGGAATTGGCTTCAAATGGAAAGTCCCCGGAGAAGTTGAAGGGAGCTGGTTCTTTCCTTATGAAAGTTTTTGGGGTTCTTGCT GGAAAAGGACCAAAACGTGTTGGAGCATTATACGTGACTTGCCAGTTGTTTAAAGTTTATTTTAAG CTTGGTACAGTTCACCTTTGCCGCAGTGTCATAAGGAGCATTGAAACTGCAagaatatttgattttgaggaATTCCCTAAGAGAGATAAG GTCACTTACATGTATTATACAGGCCGCCTTGAAgttttcaatgaaaatttccCTGCT GCCGATCATAAATTGTCGTATGCCTTGAGGCATTGCAATCCACAGAGTGAAGCAAATATAAG GATGATATTGAAATATTTGATACCCGTGAAGCTTTCAATCGGCATCTTACCAAATGATTGGCTTCTGGAAAAGCATAACCTGGTTGAG TATAAGAATGTTGTACAAGCTCTAAAAAGAGGTGATCTCCGACTTCTTCGGCATGCTCTTGAAGAACACGAAGATCG GTTCTTGAGATCAGGTGTCTATCTTGTCCTAGAGAAGCTAGAACTCCAAGTCTACCAGAgattaataaagaaaat TTACATTATCCAAAAGCAGAAGGACCCGATCAAAGCTCATCAGCTGAAATTAGAAGTAATTGTCAAAGCATTGAAATGGCTTGAGATATCCATGGATCTCGATGAGGTGGAGTGCATAGTGGCCATATTAATATACAAAAATCTTGTGAAGGGGTACTTTGCACACAAGAGCAAAGTTGTAGTTTTAAGCAAGCAAGATCCTTTCCCTAAATTGAATGGAAAGCCTGTCAATTCATAG
- the LOC117635585 gene encoding ectonucleotide pyrophosphatase/phosphodiesterase family member 3, with the protein MGSDSLPMKPTPIPTQDEELPNPATALLSFNTDSSTSSPSTSSPSHKPSTTIIFISLLLITCIALSAAIAFAFLFFSYPSKATATPAHNSTSVESKARAFAKLDHPVVLLVSSDGFRFGYQFKTPTPNIGRLIANGTEAEQGLIPVFPTLTFPNHYSIVTGLYPAYHGIVNNHFVDPHTGEFFNMGSHEPKWWLGEPLWETVVNHGLKAATYFWPGSEVNKGSWTCPEKLCMQYNGSVPFEQRVDTVLNYFDLPTSEIPAFMTLYFEDPDHQGHQVGPDDPEITEAVARIDRMIGRLIEGLEKRGVFEDVTIILVGDHGMVGTCDKKLIYLDDLASWIEIPDNWVLSHTPLLAIRPPSGIDPSNVVAKMNEGLKSGKVENGKNLRMYLKEELPSRLHYAASDRIPPIIGLVEEGFKVEQKRTKRRECGGSHGYDNGVFSMRTIFVGHGPQFARGRKVPSFENVHIYNLVTKILNIQGAPNNGSLSFSKSVLLPSA; encoded by the coding sequence ATGGGTTCGGATTCGTTGCCCATGAAACCCACACCGATCCCAACCCAAGATGAAGAGCTTCCAAACCCAGCTACGGCTCTGCTCTCTTTCAACACAGACTCATCCACCTCCTCACCTTCGACCTCATCCCCTTCTCACAAACCCAGCACcaccatcatcttcatctctctcttgctCATCACCTGCATAGCTCTCTCCGCTGCTATTGCTTTCgctttcctcttcttctcgtACCCATCAAAGGCCACAGCAACGCCCGCACACAACTCCACATCAGTCGAATCCAAGGCTCGGGCTTTTGCAAAACTTGACCATCCAGTGGTTCTATTAGTTTCCTCAGATGGGTTTCGATTCGGTTACCAATTCAAGACTCCGACGCCGAATATCGGTAGACTCATCGCCAATGGGACCGAGGCCGAGCAGGGTTTGATTCCTGTGTTCCCGACTCTAACATTTCCCAACCATTACTCAATTGTCACAGGTCTTTACCCTGCTTATCATGGAATAGTCAACAACCACTTTGTGGATCCGCACACAGGGGAGTTTTTCAACATGGGAAGCCACGAACCCAAGTGGTGGCTAGGTGAGCCCTTGTGGGAGACTGTGGTCAATCATGGTTTGAAGGCTGCCACTTATTTCTGGCCTGGTTCTGAGGTAAATAAAGGTTCTTGGACTTGCCCTGAAAAGCTTTGCATGCAGTATAATGGTTCTGTTCCTTTTGAGCAAAGGGTTGATACTGTTTTGAACTACTTCGATCTGCCTACTAGTGAAATTCCTGCGTTTATGACTCTGTATTTTGAGGACCCTGATCATCAGGGTCACCAGGTTGGGCCTGATGATCCTGAGATTACTGAAGCTGTTGCTAGAATTGATAGGATGATCGGGAGATTGATTGAAGGTTTAGAGAAAAGAGGGGTCTTTGAGGATGTTACTATAATTTTGGTGGGTGATCATGGGATGGTTGGTACTTGTGATAAAAAGCTAATTTACCTAGATGATTTGGCCTCTTGGATTGAAATTCCTGATAATTGGGTCCTGTCACATACTCCATTACTTGCTATTCGTCCGCCTTCAGGAATTGATCCTTCGAATGTTGTTGCTAAGATGAATGAAGGATTGAAATCGGGGAAAGTTGAGAATGGGAAGAATTTGAGAATGTATCTTAAGGAGGAGCTTCCTAGTAGGCTCCATTATGCAGCGAGTGATCGAATTCCGCCTATAATAGGGTTGGTTGAAGAGGGGTTTAAGGTAGAACAAAAGAGGACGAAGCGGAGAGAATGTGGAGGATCACATGGTTATGACAATGGTGTATTTTCCATGAGAACCATATTCGTTGGGCATGGTCCTCAGTTTGCAAGAGGTCGTAAGGTTCCTAGTTTTGAAAATGTCCACATATACAACTTGGTCActaaaattcttaatattcAGGGTGCTCCTAACAATGGatctttatcattttcaaAGTCTGTTCTTTTGCCTAGTGCTTAG
- the LOC117636067 gene encoding thioredoxin-like 2, chloroplastic, whose product MADVYRLPFHSLRFSSSLPTSFTSSFNSLQPGLPPNQNPYKRVYPLSYSSVTRVAFRPRKQLVHFKVQAAVAEKDRDQPKWWERSVPNMVDIHSTQEFLSALGQAGDRLVIVEFYGTWCASCRALFPKLCRTAEDHPEILFLKVNFDENKPMCKSMNVKVLPYFHFYRGAEGQLESFSCSLAKFQKLKDAIALHNTARCSIGPPKGVGDLILEPSSVPKDKPSESASS is encoded by the exons ATGGCCGATGTTTATCGATTACCATTCCATTCACTGCGTTTCTCTTCGTCTCTGCCCACCTCCTTCACCTCCTCCTTCAATTCTCTCCAACCGGGCCTCCCACCCAATCAAAACCcatataaaagggtttatccTCTTTCATATTCGTCTGTTACTCGCGTTGCTTTCAGACCCAGAAAACAGTTGGTGCATTTCAAG GTACAGGCAGCTGTTGCTGAAAAAGACAGAGACCAGCCAAAATGGTGGGAAAGAAGTGTTCCAAATATGGTTGACATTCATTCTACACAAGAATTTTTGAGTGCTTTAGGCCAAGCTGGTGATAGATTAGTTATTGTCGAATTCTATGGGACTTGGTGTGCTTCTTGCCGTGCATTATTTCCTAAG CTCTGCAGAACAGCTGAAGACCACCCTGAGATTTTATTCCTGAAAGTGAATTTTGACGAGAACAAGCCAATGTGCAAAAGTATGAACGTGAAGGTACTTCCCTATTTCCACTTTTATCGTGGAGCTGAGGGACAGCTTGAATCCTTTTCGTGTTCACTTGCTAAG TTCCAGAAGTTAAAGGATGCTATTGCATTACACAACACAGCTCGTTGCAGCATCGGCCCTCCAAAGGGAGTCGGAGATCTTATACTGGAACCTTCCTCAGTTCCAAAGGACAAGCCCTCGGAATCTGCTTCATCATAG
- the LOC117634529 gene encoding uncharacterized protein At4g29660, translating into MTSYVWRKYADYVYTKWERMILWTMVEPYSRPKSFTPLVTIYVAAFYTGVVGSAITEQLYKEKYWEDHPGQAVPLMKPKFYGGPWRVQQGEVPASQ; encoded by the exons ATGACGAGCTATGTATGGAGGAAATATGCAGACTATGTATACACAAAGTGGGAAAGAATGATTCTTTGGACCATGGTTGAGCCTTACAGCAGACCCAAATCGTTTACACCCTTGGTCACTATCTATGTAGCCGCTTTCTACACTGGGGTCGTTGGCTCTGCTATCACTGAGCAGCTATACAAG GAGAAATACTGGGAGGATCATCCTGGCCAGGCAGTGCCTCTTATGAAGCCAAAGTTTTATGGAGGGCCGTGGAGGGTACAGCAAGGAGAGGTCCCAGCCAGTCAGTGA
- the LOC117634528 gene encoding PRA1 family protein F2, translating into MTTYGTIPTEPPPSSNLHFVARAKEQIESGLGKRRPWLEMIQLQDLTLPTTFNQSIQRIKSNVVFFRMNYAIIILFILFLSLLWHPISLIVFIITMVAWLFLYFLHDQPLMVLGYRIDERLVTISLLLVTIVALFLTSAKYHIIVGLSIGLGVVLVHGALREPEDVFIVDEEEGPGPGSGGAHALKVPLKNAASSSYSLPQ; encoded by the coding sequence ATGACAACTTACGGGACTATTCCGACAGAACCCCCTCCTTCCTCGAACCTACATTTTGTTGCACGTGCAAAAGAACAGATCGAGTCGGGGCTTGGCAAACGTAGGCCATGGCTGGAGATGATTCAGCTGCAAGATCTCACACTTCCCACCACCTTCAACCAATCAATCCAAAGAATCAAGTCCAACGTGGTGTTCTTTCGTATGAACTATGCCATAATCATATTGTTCATTCTCTTCCTAAGCCTACTATGGCATCCCATTTCATTGATTGTCTTCATCATCACGATGGTTGCATGGTTGTTTCTGTATTTCCTGCATGACCAACCCTTGATGGTTCTAGGCTACCGGATCGATGAACGATTGGTGACGATTTCTCTATTGTTGGTCACAATCGTCGCACTTTTTCTTACCAGTGCGAAATATCATATCATTGTGGGACTCTCCATTGGCCTTGGGGTTGTGTTGGTTCATGGAGCTTTAAGGGAGCCTGAGGATGTCTTCATTgtggatgaagaagaagggcCTGGTCCTGGATCAGGTGGTGCACATGCTTTGAAAGTGCCTCTGAAAAATGCtgcctcttcttcttattctttgCCCCAATAG
- the LOC117636020 gene encoding cytidine deaminase 1-like, whose amino-acid sequence MDLPRFVIEASEAESMAKRSNLTVLQLLPSLVKPAQALARPPISKFHVGAIGYGSSGRIFFGGNLEFPGLPLHYSVHAEQFLVTNLSIHNESKLEYVAVSAAPCGHCRQFLQEIRGAPDIKILITSAESGDDNSGLNRFDPLLHLLPHRFGPEDLLGGDVPLLLEHHHNGLSFLGETEILTNDFKLNAELKVAALEAANKSYAPYSGCPSGVAILDCDGNVYKGSYMESAAYNPSMGPVQSALVAYIVGGGSGYEKIVGAVLVEKDGVLVKQEHTARLLLQAISPKLEFRVFHCTSGSNACKKS is encoded by the coding sequence ATGGACCTACCCAGATTCGTAATTGAAGCATCCGAGGCCGAATCAATGGCCAAGCGATCCAACCTCACCGTCCTCCAGCTCCTCCCCTCCTTAGTCAAACCCGCCCAGGCCCTCGCCCGCCCGCCCATCTCCAAATTCCACGTCGGAGCTATCGGATACGGGTCTTCGGGTCGGATCTTCTTCGGCGGCAACCTCGAGTTCCCGGGTCTCCCGCTCCACTACTCCGTCCACGCCGAGCAGTTCCTCGTCACCAACCTCTCAATCCACAACGAGTCCAAACTCGAATACGTCGCCGTTTCGGCGGCTCCCTGCGGCCATTGCCGTCAGTTCCTCCAAGAAATCCGCGGAGCCCCGGATATCAAGATTCTAATAACCTCGGCCGAGTCCGGAGACGACAATTCCGGGTTAAACCGGTTTGACCCGCTTCTCCATTTGCTCCCCCACCGGTTCGGACCCGAAGACCTTCTCGGAGGAGACGTGCCGTTGCTTTTAGAGCACCACCACAACGGGCTGTCGTTTTTGGGCGAAACCGAGATTTTAACCAACGATTTTAAATTGAATGCAGAGTTAAAAGTCGCGGCTTTAGAGGCCGCGAACAAGTCTTATGCTCCGTACAGTGGGTGCCCATCTGGTGTGGCTATTTTGGACTGTGATGGGAATGTGTACAAAGGGTCGTACATGGAGTCCGCAGCTTATAATCCGAGCATGGGCCCGGTTCAATCGGCTCTGGTGGCTTACATTGTTGGTGGGGGTTCTGGGTATGAGAAAATTGTAGGTGCGGTTTTGGTGGAAAAAGATGGAGTTTTGGTTAAACAAGAGCACACAGCAAGGCTGCTCTTGCAGGCCATTTCCCCCAAGCTTGAGTTTCGGGTTTTTCACTGCACTTCGGGTTCGAATGCCTGTAAAAAGTCTTGA
- the LOC117634055 gene encoding uncharacterized protein LOC117634055 — MNMSGAVGGKSFTASARLKSGPSFEEMLKNVEWPEQFPFKEEDFKRFDESSDQLFYEAPRFVTHIDDPAIAALTKYYSKVFPPSNSPGVCILDMCSSWVSHFPPGYKQEQIVGMGMNEEELKRNPVLTEYVVQDLNVNPKLPFEDNSFDVITNVVSVDYITKPLDVFKEMRRILKPGGLAIMSFSNRCFWTKAISIWTSTGDADHGLIVGSYFHYAGGFEPPQGVDISPNPGRSDPMYIVYSRKLSTV, encoded by the exons ATGAACATGTCTGGTGCTGTTGGTGGCAAGTCTTTCACGGCCTCTGCAAGGCTCAAGAGCGGTCCTTCTTTTGAAGAG ATGTTGAAGAATGTGGAATGGCCGGAGCAGTTTCCCTTCAAGGAGGAGGATTTCAAGCGCTTTGATGA GTCATCAGATCAATTGTTTTATGAGGCTCCACGCTTTGTGACACATATTGATGATCCAGCCATTGCGGCGCTGACCAAGTACTATTCGAAGGTGTTTCCTCCTAGCAACAGTCCAGGAGTGTGCATCCTGGATATGTGTAGCAGTTGG GTCAGTCACTTCCCACCGGGATACAAGCAAGAGCAAATAGTTGGGATGGGCATGAATGAAGAAGAGCTCAAGCGGAATCCA GTTTTGACAGAGTATGTTGTGCAAGACTTGAATGTGAACCCTAAACTTCCCTTTGAAGACAATTCCTTTGATGTGATTACTAATGTG GTTAGTGTTGATTATATAACAAAGCCTCTCGATGTTTTCAAGGAAATGCGCCGGATTCTTAAGCCTGGTGGACTTGCTATAATGAG TTTTTCCAACCGTTGTTTCTGGACTAAGGCAATCTCAATATGGACATCAACTGGTGATGCTGATCATGGTTTGATCGTCGGATCCTATTTCCACTACGCCGGAGGATTTGAACCACCCCAG GGGGTGGATATATCTCCCAACCCTGGACGCTCAGATCCAATGTACATTGTATACTCTAGAAAATTATCTACGGTATAG